The Orcinus orca chromosome 12, mOrcOrc1.1, whole genome shotgun sequence genome includes the window ttgattttttttttcagttttttttctctttgcttttccattttggaaGTGTCTATTAACATTTCCttaagctcagagattctttcttcagctgtgtccagtctactGATAAGCCCATCAaagtcattcttcatttctgttacagtgtttttggtttctagcatttctttttggttctttcttagaatttccatctctctgcaggcattgcccatctgttcttgcatgttgtctattttttttccattagagccctttgcatattaatcatatttattttacatgcctggtctgataattccaacaacATTCCTGCTATCTCTGAATCtgtttctgatgcttgctctgtctcttcaaactgtgttttttgctttttagtatgACTTACAATTTTTTCTTGAAAGGTAAACTCAACGTGCTAGGTAAAAGGGACTGCAGTAAATAGGCCTTTAATAATGTGGTGGCTGGTAGTTTGGTGTGGGGCAAGGGAAaacgttttatagttttatgattaggtctcagtttTGTAGTGAGCCTATGCCGCTGGGCTGTGAACTTTACAAGTGCTTctctgttgctttttcttttcccccattaATTGGAACAAGATTAACTAGcagggctggagttgggtatttcccttccgcAGAGTAAGACTAGAACCAGCTGGGGCTGGGAATTTCCCTCCCCCCAGGggagttaggctctgataaaaccccaGCAGGCTAGGCCCTGGTGAAgtagtttctcctgagggcagaccTCGTTAAGAAGATCGGCATGTTCTGaggtatttcaaaatggttcctcttctcctcctgctGGAAGCACGAGAAGGTTTTCTTCCCAGAGCTCCACTGTGAGAATCTGGTAGGGCTCCTAGAGGCAAGAGTAACTGAGTTTGGGCCCCTCTggagtttttaattctcagattTGTGTactctgagcctccagcaatcCTTCGATTACAGTTCAGCTTTCCCCACCCTGGCGCTGGTCCCTGAGGACGTTTCTGCTTGCGGATTTCTGCTCAGGTAACTTGTGATTCTTTGTATCTGCCTTCTGCCTAATTTGGGGGACAGCGGTttgtgacctcagttctctgagggatttaagaagagttgttgatttttcagtttgttcagcgtTTTCTTGTTGTTAGGATGGAGGAATGACTTTCAAGCTCTTTTCATGCCAGACCAGAAACGGGACTCCTTTTCCTTTGTATAAAATGTTACCTGAGTGATATTTTCTCGTCCCGTGTAGAACTTAGTGAAAATGTCCACATACTGGTCACTGTTCCTATTATACTCCCTCCCATTCTTAATCTTTTCTGGCTACAATTATTGCTTCCCCAAATACTTTTTAGCTGTTAAAGGTCTAGTTCTTTcatccctggattttttttttttaattccactctCTGTCTCGGAGTGCTAACAGCTAGTACTACCCATGGGTGCCAGTTGTGTCAACATTTACACAAGGATGCACTGTTGACACTGTTGTTTCTAATATTCTGCTGGCAAGTCCTGCTTTGTGAATTGAATTGGTGGCAGATGCACATTAGGCTGACGGCTTCAGGAAGGGGTTTACAGAGAACGCTGGGTTATAAATGATGGTTCAAAGCTAGATTTACAGATCTAGTTTTCTCTAAACCTGTTACCGTACATCTGTCCACATGGAAGCTCACCTGTATTTTGTACCCACCCACATTACCTAGAGAAAGGACTTTCAGCCTTGCTTTCATATTAGAATCACTGGCTTTATTTCTGTTTAATTGGTCCAGATGGGTCTTGGTATCAGTATTTCTAGCAGTTCCTCGAGTAATTCTACCATGGAACTAGGGTTGGAGTCCACTGGTGTGCAGCAGGTTTCAGCAAACTTTTTTGCTAAAGGAAccgatagtaaatattttaggctttgaaggTCATATAGTCTCTGTTGTAACTACCCAACTCTTGATGTAGCAGTGGGCGTGACTGGGTTCCAATAACTTTATTTCTAGCTGCCAAAATTCTAATTCATATAgttttcatgtgtcatgaaatatttttcttttgattttttttaaactattaaaaacGGTAAAAATCAGTCTTGTCTCAGGATGTACAATTAACAGGTTGCAAGTGGGATTTGGCTTAGGGGACTGTAGTTTGGCAATAGTTCAGCTGtagtttattttcttcaattcttcAGTTTGGTTCCACAAGAGAAAATGTTTCCTTAGCTACATCATTGACAACATCTTCAATGAGTCCTAACATTGACTACTTATTTCAAATAAGTCTATCAGAACATTTTTAAACATGGCAATGTATTTCCTGATTAGCCTTTGAAATTGTGGCAATTGGGATGCTTTTGTCTACAAGTAACAAGCATGGCTTAAATGGCTTTAAGCAGTAGGGAAGGTATTCTCTCATTAAAATATAGATAGCTGCAGGGTTATTCAGCTGCTTGACAATCATCAACCCAGGTGTTTTCCATCTTTCTACTCTACTATCCTCAATACTAGTCCTGGCTGATGTCTTGCCTcatggttgcaagatggctgctgcagctctAAGCATCATATGCAGATACATAACATCCAGCAAAGAGGAAGAGTATCTCCTTCCACACGTTTATTTTTAATACGAGGCAATCTTTTTTAGACCAAGCCTCACCTCCTGTGTAGATCTCTCCTTCAGTCCCAAAGACCAAATCAGCCACCAGTGAAGGAATTGAGATCACCATAATTAATTATCATGATGCATCCCCTGTCATCGGGCGGGATCTGGTCTGCCTCTCACCGGTGGTTCCAGGATCCCAGAACCAAACCAGGGTTCTGTTAgcaagggaagaggaagaaatggcAGTTGGGAAAGACTCAACAGAGTCTCCCAAGAGAACTAGATtcttaggattaaaaaaagaaggctgTCTGCTGagcttttcatttccatttgtttatttacttccCTTAAAGGCCATTAGAGAATTGTTCAGTACAATTTTCCTGAAAGaaatattattgatttttttcactcaaaTAGATTATATTTTGCTTCAGCCCTCAAAGAAATTACTTTATTTCTGTCAGATTATGTTTGAAAAGTAACGcatcctactttatttttctaaaactgtaCCACGTTGCATATCTAGCATAAAAATGTTCATGTCAAAAAAgctttaaaggggcttccctggtggcgcagtggttgagagttcgcctgccgatgcaggggacgggttcgtgccccggtccgggaagatcccacatgccgcggagcggctgggtccatgagccatggccgctgagcctgcgcgtccggagcctgtgctccgcaacgggagaggccaaaacagtgagaggcccgcgtaccggaaaaaaaaaaagctttaaagagTCACTTGTTCATTTTGAACCATCAAAAGGTTGTTTAGTTTTGTAGTTTATACTgtgaaaacactaaaaatagtttTCGCCCCTGAAATTACAGCAATGAGTACGAGTTTAAAAACCATGTGTGGTTCTTATCCTGATACCCACCCCTATGGGCATCCTGATACAGCCCCCAAGTGGGACATGACCCACCTCTACCTCCCCATTTGAAAATCATGGAGGGAGATTTGTATCCCATTCCAAACTCAGAGCTATATCCATCCTGTTATGAGTGCTGACCCCCATTCAGGAGCGGGGACTGAAATTACACATTTGCAATTTCTTGGGAGACCAGCTGGCACCGTGGAAGCTGCTCTGGCCCAGGATGGAGAGGCCAGGCttctggtcccagctctgcctcttaggTGGTATTTAAcactggacaagttacttaacctctctgaactctagttttttttgttggtggtggttttttttgcggtacgcgggcctctcactgttgtggcctctcctgttgcggagcacaggctccggacacgcaggctcagcggccatggctcacgggcccagccgctccgcggcacgtgcaATCTTCTCGGACAGGGGCacgaccccgcgtcccctgcatcggcaggcggactctcaaccactgcaccaccagggaagctctgaacTCCAGTTTTGACATCGGCAAGGCAAGAGTTTGAACTATGCGATGTATAAGATTCCTGTTAGCTTACCTGTGTTTCTCTTTACcatgggatccaagatttcgacTTTTCCCTTCCAATGTTAAACTGATTTCTATTCTTGTTCCTGCTGCTTGGTGAGGACACACACTGTCACTGTGTCCCCCAAGATAATGTGTCAGAGCAGCTACCCTTTGTTCAGCACAGACAACCCACAGTATTCTAGTGTGAGACATTCACATGTAACTAAGCCAAATCCTCTCATTCTAGGAAGCAAATCAGAAAGTAAGCAAGAGCAGCACTACAGAGGAGAGAATTTcggagagctttttttttttaaactaaaatgttTGCAACTGTCTgttctttattattaatattgaaACATTTCACCATTATTTACTACTACAGCTCTAGAGGTGTTTCTCTCACCTTCTGGAACTCTCCATGCATCTTCACACAGAAGTGAAATGATGAGGCCCTGAAAAACTTGTGTGggaagaaaagttttattttggtgGCAAAAGCAGTTATCTTTGGCTTatcaacatttttctgtttttcttttcagggcTATTTCCTGTGTTCACtagtaattctttttcttcctccttttccttcctatGTTCACtagtaattctttttcttcacatggaactttcttgtttttctcaggGCCGTTATATGTTATAAAAGAGCCCGGTCATCTTTAGAACGACCTGGGGAGACTTTTCCCTAAGGAACTTGAAAATGCATTAACAAGATTGACGTTTGTCAAGCTCCCTCCATCCCCATTCATCCAGGTGTTGGCCAGTGAATTGCAGCTTCTTAGGTCCAGAGGCCCTTGTCCCCCTGCTCAGGCGGGCTCATTGAAGGGTGGAGAGCTGTTTTAATGGTTACAAGAGCGGTTTATAGTGGCACATCCAGTCCAGGTGAACCCGCTTTATACTGAAGGCCCGCATCCAGGGCCTCTCCTCCAGGGGCGTTCCTGGTGGCCTCTTCATAGGAGGGTGGTGAACACGAGAGAAGGGCTGCCTCCCCGGGCAGTGGGGAGTAAGGGAAGGTCTGCTTGCTGCTCCAGAGTAAGCCTGGCAGGAAGTCGGTCACCTCTCCTGCAGGCGGGTGCTCTGGAAGGTCGAGGCTGGAAACCTGCCCCTGGGGCCGAGAGGCCTGGCAGTGGcgatgcaggaaaagcagcaaAAAGGCCAGGAAGAGCAGGACAGTGGCTGGAAGAAGGATGCACAGGAAGGGCTCCACATCTTCCTTGGTGGAACTTATCTTCTGGGTGCCCTGGAGTTAGGGAACGGAATTGAGTTAGAAGATGGGGAAAGAAGAGCGCTGCATTTCTAAGGCTGATCTCTGTCTTCGTCTTGTATTCTCCTTATCATTTACTGACTCTAAAAATCACTCTAATCATTCATTTATGCCAATGAGCTTGAGCCTGCATGAAGTAAGGTGTACTTCCGTGATAAAGTATAAATTCAGAATGTCAAAAGTACACAAGGGTACCCTACACTATTTCCACTGAAGTAAAAATATTAGGATAAGTTTCAGTTGGCAGGTCCATCACTCATTCTTTGAATGAGAACGCTTactatttatgtacttattttgtttagaattaGACCGATAATGTTTTATTGCCACAGAAGGATTATATGGAACTGACTTCTTTAATTCTGGAGTAAAATCTGACATTGTTATGTGCTCAATACTCATGTAATCAACATTTGAAATCCGATTGGATAGCTGATGCTTATGATGATTGAGATTTTGAAATTTCCTCAATGTGTTTTTGCAATATTTGTAAGATAAATATGGAAATTTGGAATTCTCTCAAGAAAAAGAATtgcagataaatttatttatttatttttggctgtgttgggtctttgttgctgtgcgtggctcttctctggttgtggtgagtggggggctactcttcgttgcggtgcacgagcttctcattgcagtggcttctcttgttgtggagcacaggctctaggtgtgcaggcttcagtagttgtggcacacaggctcagtagttgtggctcacgggctctagagcacagcctcagtaattgtggcacacgggctgagttgctctgcggcatgtgggatcttcccgggtcagggctcaaacccgtgtcccctgcattggcaggtggattcttaaccactgtgccaccagggaagcccaagaattgcAGATAAATTCATTCTTAAGCAACCTAAAAGGTATTGATTTTATTGTGTCAGATCACAATAATGATGGTTCTTGATGGAGTAAATAATAAGCATGAAATGATACTCCAATGGCAAGGTAGAAAAGCCATATGAAAAACTAAGTCCTGTTCCAAATTGCATAGACATTGCTTTACACAAAGCTACTGAGAAATAATGAAGTATTAACAAGCTTCTCTGTTCATTCACAACACATGTGAATGTTAGTATACACTactacagaggaaaagaaaacagtgtaAAGCCTTATAattgtgtttaaaaaacaaaatcttaagaTCTTTGTCtactgatttaaaataaaacttatagtAATAAAACTATGAAAGCTGAGGTTTTTGCCTTGATTTTGGTGGAAATAACAGATGTTTTGCTGGTCTTGACCTGTTAAGAGACTGACTTATCTAGTGTTGTTCGTATAATCTTTTTTAATTCCTAAAGAATTTACAACTATGTTGTTAATTCTGACTCAAAATTAGATGGTTTATTTAATAGTTACactgctaaatatttttttttctcagatatgAATTAAGATATTTTAACTTAAAGTGCATACAATTAAAGGTTTTCTTGGGAAGCAGAACATCATCTTTGGGCTTTGACAGCTGTGGTCTTGAATTCCAATATGACCTTCTGATACCTGCATGACCATGAACCATTCACTTGCCCCTTCTGTGtctactttttcttctctatgaaatgagaataagaacatcttttttggagGGTTGGCATGAGAATTTAATGAATCAATGAACTATgaattctttctgttttctcacaCATAATCTAGTTTATCAGAACTGTTAACTAAAAATCTGCTGTGCTGTAACAAGGACTTTGATTATAAAAGCGATAAGAACTCAAATAAATTTACTACAGTTATTAAAAAATCAAGTTGGACtgaaaaagcaatttaaatatgtttattttcttccactagatgaatcatttaaaatgttaaagctATTATCTCTTAATACTTAATCACTCTTCAACCTTGATAAACGAGGCATTTTGCAAAACtgatttttccttcattctccttCAGTAACGTGGATGATAATAGTTTCCAAACAGTTGTGGGcatcatattttaaatactctaTTTAAACCCTCTAACTTCAGTATGCATAGAATATGAAGATACTTAATAttctatttaaaagtttttctgtAATAGACCCTCTTGCTTACCATTATGCTATTAATGCTATTAGTTGCAAAAATTTGTGAAAACAGAGATGCTACAGTCCCCTTCTGTAATTGGTACGTCCATTGGTTATTTTGTCCAAATACTGAGTGGCACTGAAAGGCTTATTTAATACCGCAGATTAGGACAATTTCGTAAGATAAAGAACTCTTCTTTCTTCCTAGTTAAGAGATCACAGAGCTATGAACAAATTTATGATGGTATCCTTAATTCGCTTATTTAATGATTCATGGTATATTGGTTCAAATTGTGGATTTTGTTAATGCAGAGaggatgtctttttcttttttaacatctttattggagtataattgctttacaatggtgtgttagtttctgctttataacaaagtgaatcagctatacacatatccccatatctcttccctcttgcctctccttccctcccaccctccctatcccaccgctgtaggtggtcacaaagcaccgagctgatctcctgtgctatgcggctgcttcccactagctatcggtcttacatttggtagtgtatatatgtatatgccactctctcactttgtcccagcttacccttccaggATGTCTTTATTTAGTCAAATATTCTAATTGTTTCACTACCCTCAACGtggttttttaacttttaatatttctcaAGGACTTTGATGTTCAGGGAATACTTTAAAGAAATAACCAATAGAAAGTGCAACTGCTGcaggatatatcatatatatgtgtataatttatttctgttaaaagtGGTTTTAGAGAATTTAAATACCAATCTCACCACTCGATTttccagaaaacaagaaaataggtTTGTTTCCCCCTTTCTGGTGGGACAGTAGTATCACACATTTCCCTGCTGATCGTAAAATTAATTGAGTTTTTAGGTTTCTACCAATATTTTTCCTTAATGACACCTCGGATTGAGACTTCTTTGGGGATTTCCCAGGTAAAGCAAAACAGCTGCTGCATTTCTTAGTGAGAGGCAAAGCGTCCTTAACCCTCTGCTGCCCTTCCTGAAGTAAGATCCTTCGCTTCTGCTAACTCTTAGAAACAGCTGGAGAGCCAAagggagtctctctctctctctctctctctctcttttttttttaatgtagactgAGCAAAGAACAAAGTTGTCATACCAAGGCATAAAAATTTGTTGACTTCTAGCTTCGGTGTTCTTTGATATATTTGCTATATCAAGCGTTCTTAGAATATATTTGTGACAAGTTTTACTTGAGTTTATCATTGTCAAAAGATACCAACTTTCAAGGTAGTTCCTTAGACCAAGCCATTCAGTGAATTCATATTTTTGTCACGCCTGTAATACAAAATGTTGCCACTAAGTTTTCCTAAAAATGTAGGCATTGTTGGTTTTAAAGCTAACAAAGAtactttggggaagaaaaaacatAAGTCATAGGTACAAACCTGCAGGTGGGTTTCCGGAAGAGGTAGGCTCGGTTCACTGGTTAACCACTCGTATGTCCCCCTGCCAGCGTGGCCAAACTTCTTCCAGTTGCTGCCCATCAGTTCCCGCATGTTTTCACCCGACTGATGTGCCAGGCACCCTTCCCCCTCGCTGCCCAGATTTCAACAATACTGCTGCTTCTTGGCCTGCATCCAGCTTGGATGAATTCGGCTGATGGCTGTTGGGAAATTTGTTCTGAGTGTCAACAGGGAAAAGAAACCAACCAGAGAGACCTCTCAGGACTATATTTAAATTCAGTGCCTCTGGGTTTGCTTTTGTGGCCTTTATCACTGTAAGGATTGGCATCAGATGTCGGATATGGAATAGATTTCAGACAGAGGAGTTCTTCGCATTCGTGTTATTATAGTGTCGCGAATGGTCTCAGTGAATAAAGAGCTGTTTGTATTTAGATGTAAATACGACCCTCTTCCTTCCCTTACCATATCCCTCTCCAGACATATAGCTGAGCAAGAACTACCCAAGCTGAACTTCCTGTAATTATTTCTGGATTCTGTGGTACAGAGAGAAGGAGTATTTGGTAGTGAAGCAAGACTCATTAATATCATTTTTGTGAATTATTTAGATGAAAGACACTAAATGATAAAATTGTACACAAGCCAGAGAGACAATAGCTCCGACTGTTTGCATGGAATGTTTGCTGTTTTCATAGTCTTAGTTCTGATTACCTTGTgaactttataaaattatttatatcaaGCAATAAGAAACTTTCAGTTTACACATTCACTGAGGTAACTTCGGGATGTTTAATTCTACTGGACATTTAAGACATGAGAGTTGGATCCTTTCTTTTAGTAAACTTTAGCTTCAAATATTTACTCAAAATGTTACAGCTCAGAATTGCAACTACCCATGTTTTTATCCAGGCATCCTTTTCATTCAAGTGATTGTTATGATTGTTAAGTgggattcttttctcttaattaGGATTCTCAATCTTTGGCCCATGGTGGTCTATGGATAGGTTTTGGGGAGGGTGGTGAACTCCCTAAACTTTTAGGTACATCTAATTTTCATGGGAGGATCCATAGTTTTCATTACCTTTTCAAAGAGAGCTGCCCTCCCCAATACACTTTGGCACTTTGTCAAACTTAtttgtgataaaaaaaattttcactaAGTGTCCCAGTGCCTCAATCAGTATCCTAGTGTGGAACACCTTTGTCATTTCATCCTTTCCGTTCTTCATGTGGAATGAGTTGATTTTGTGCTTTCGGTTAACATGTTGCTTTGTTCCATGGATGTGTTCCTATTTTAAGTCAATCCTGTATCCCCACTTTGAAACATCAGGAGCACCTGGAGACCAGTGCACTATTTTGCTTTTTTGCATGTCAGTGGTTTTGCCAATACTATGCCCTCAActccttctccatcttttttttttaaataaatttatttatttatctttggctgcattgggtcttcgttgctgcacacaggctttctctagttgtggtgagcgggggctactctgttgcggtgcacgggcttctcattgtcgtggcttctcttgttgcagagcaaaggctctaggcgcgtgagcttcagtagctgtggcacgtgggctcagtagttgtggctcgcgggctctagagcacaggctcagtagttgtggcacacggacttagctgctctgcagtatgtgggatcttcctggaccagggctcgaacccatgtctcctgcattggcaggcggattcttaaccactgcgccaccagggaagcccctccttctccatcttatctacttatttactttcttttcttgagAAGCAAATAAGCAAGTTGGAAATATGGATCAAAAGCATTAAATGTGAATCTGTAACGTTGACCCTCCTCCAGCATTgaatgaatcagaaaaaaattactgcTTTTATGGATACATTTTTGGGGGGgaccaagaaaaagaaacatattacATAAATAACATATGTAATACATCAGAAGGTGAtagatgatgtggagaaaaagcaGAGAAGGAGCAGAGTGAACGCTGAAAGGGGGAGGCATATTTTAAAGTGGGAAGTCAATTAGGATCTCACAGGGAAAGTGATATTTGTGTAAAAAGCTGAAGGATTCAAGGGACTGACCCATGAAGGTATCAGAAGGAAGAGCAGTGCAGACAAAGGGaatagccagtgcaaaggccctgaggcagtcATGTGCCTGATAAGTTCTCAGAATGGCTAGTAGGTCGGGGGGCTGGAGCAGTGAGCCAGGAAAAAAGTAGAAGATAGAAGACAAGGTCGGGGAGGATACATGGGTGGGAGGTGGTCGGGCAGCACAGAGTGCAGGATTTATAAAGCATTGTAGgaatttggcttttattctgagtcaAACGGTGAAGCAGAGGAGTGACAAGATCTGACttccattttaaaagaatcactcGGTCCTCTGCGTTGGAAATAGTTACAGGGATTAAGGGCAAAAATAGAGAGACCAGCTGGGGCTCTTTAAATCAGGGGAGAAATAATGGACCAGACTAGTAGAAGTGGAGGTGGTGAGGTTCTAGATATATTTTAGACTTAGAGTCAATAAGATTTCATGAACTAAAGGTGGTATAAGATTGAAAAAATATCAAGGAGGAAGGAGGGTTCTGTTTTAGACTTGAGTAATAAGAAGGGTGACCATTGAAGGGGAAAGGTTGGATGGGgcaggttgttttgttttttaggcaaGATGAGTAAAGATCAGGAGTTGAGTTTTGGGCATGGTAAGTTTGCAATGTGTGTGAGTTTGTGTATTTGACTTTGGAGTTTAGGAGTGAGAACTAGACCACAGATAA containing:
- the SMIM28 gene encoding LOW QUALITY PROTEIN: small integral membrane protein 28 (The sequence of the model RefSeq protein was modified relative to this genomic sequence to represent the inferred CDS: inserted 1 base in 1 codon), giving the protein MRELMGSNWKKFGHAGRGTYEWLTSEPSLPLPETHLQGTQKISSTKEDVEPFLCILLPATVLLFLAFLLLFLHRHCQASRPQGQVSSLDLPEHPPAGEVTDFLPGLLWSSKQTFPYSPLPGEAALLSCSPPSYEEATRNAPGGEAXGCGPSV